GAAGGGCCCGCAGGCGGCTCTCATCCAGGGTCTTCTGCATGGCCTCGGCGTTGCGAAGCTGCTCCTCCGTGAGGTGGTCGGCGCGGACCACCATGCTGCGCAGCAGCTTTTCATTCAGGTTGCAATCCCGCTCGATGGCCGCGAGCTTGTCGCTCACGGTGCGGAAGAAGGCCAGAATGTAGAGGCCGCGCTTGTTGCCCTCGATGTCATAGGCCAGTTTGCGCTCGTCCCACTTGGCGATCGAGAGAATCTCGGCGCCATTGCGGGTCAGGAGCTCCTTGACCAGGTCGGTCGAGCCCTGCAGGTCGGAGCTGGCCGACTGCGGGAAGAGAAACATGCCCTCGTAGGGGCGGGTCCGTTCTGCGGTGATTGTTGCGTCCATATCAAACATCCTTTCAAAAGAGTGGAGTGAGAAGATCAAACCAAATGTCGAACCCGGTCCGGCACGCGCCGGGCCGGAATGAAATCAAGAGTCGCCCGCGGCCGCTCCGGCGCCACGGCGGTTGAAGGTGTTCATGGCATGGTCGAGCCCGCGCTCGACCCAGCATGCGGCGGTCTCGGCCGCCTCGTCCAGCCCTGTGGCCATGCGAAGTTTCTGCTCCTCGGTGAAGTGACCGAGCACGTAGCTCTCGGTCGGAATCCTGCCGGGGGCGTCGATGCCGACCCGCAGCCGCGGCCACTGGTCGCTGCCGAGACGGCGGGTGATGTCCGCCAGCCCGTTGTGGCCGCCGTCGCCTCCAAAGCCGCGCAGGCGGAGCGTTCCGCACGGCAGCGCGAAGTCGTCGGCGATCACCAGCAGATCCGTCTTGGCGTCGAGCTTGTGGAAGCGCAGGGCCTCCAGCACGCTGACGCCGCTGAGGTTCATGAAGGTGGTCGGCTTCAGCAGCAGCACGCGTTCCTCGCCGATCTTGGCTTCCAGCAGCAGGCCGGTGAAGCGCGACTTCGCCGGGGACGCCGGCGGATCCGCGAACCTTCGGGCCAGCCGATCGAGGACATCGAAGCCCGCGTTGTGGCGGGTTCCGCTGTACTCGGCTCCGGGATTTCCAAGGCCAACGATGAGACGCATGGAGCTGCAGGAGGCTTACGCCTTCTTGTCCTCCTTGTCCTTCTTCTCGGCCGGAGCGGCGCCTTCGGCACCCTCGACCTTGTCCTTCTTGGCGGTGAGCACTTCGGGCTCGGCGGCGCCGGTCGGGGCCACGGCCTCGGCGGCGAGCTCCTCCTGGACGATGATGACGCGGGCGTAGGCGGTGTGCGAATCGGTGATCGCCGTCAGGCCCTCCGGCAGCTTGAACTCGCCCACGGTGAGCAGGTCGCCCTTCATGTGAGTGAGGTCGATGCGGATCTCCTCGGGAATGTCGCGCACCTTGCAGCTCACTTCGAGCTCGGTGACGTCGTGGGTGAGCACGGCGCCGGGCTTCTTGGCCGACTCGGGCTGGCCGAAGTAGTTCAAGTGGACCTTGACCTTCACGACTTCATCCAGATTGACGCGGGTCAAATCGAGATGGATCACGTCGTCGCCCAGCCAGCCGAACTGCAGCTCCTTGACCAGGCAGGTCTCGGTGGTGCCGCCCTCGAGGGCGATGTTGAGCACGTGGGCGCCGGCCTTCAGGCTGTGCAGGGTCTGCTTGGCGTCCAGTTGCAGGGGCAGGGGCTTGCTGCCGTGGCCGTAGAGGATGGCCGGCAGCTTGCCGGTGGCTCGGAGCCGCTTGGTGTAGCGGGTGCCGAGTCGTTCGCGGGTCTGGGCTTGAAGGGTTGGGGTTGTTTTTGACATGGGTGAGGTCTCCTATAAAAAGAAAGTGAGTTGAGTCGAAAAAGTTTGATTCGGTTCAGCGGGCGGGCCCGAAGCCCTTTCCAAAGAGGGCGCTGACGCTCTGGTTGTGGTGGATGCGGTGGATCGCCTCGCCGAGCATCTTGGCCACGCTGAGCACGCGCAGCTTGGGGCGGATGGCGTCGAGGCGGCGCTCGATCGGGATGGTGTCGGTGACAGTGACGCTGGTGATCTCGGGGGCGGAGAGGCGCTCGATGGCCTGGCCCACCATGACCGCGTGGGTGCAGGCGATGTGGACACTGGTGGCGCCGCGCTCGCGGGCCACCTTGGCGGCCTCGACCACGGTGCCCGCGGTGGTGATCATGTCGTCGAACATGATGACGGAGCGGCCCTTGACTTCGCCGATGACATTCTTCACCTTCACCTCGCTGCCGCTCTGGCGGCGCTTCTCGATGATGGCCAGGTCGATGCCCAGATGCTCCGCGAACATGTTGGCGGTCTTGGCGTTGCCGACGTCGGGGCTGAGCACGATCGGATTGACGAAGCCCGGCAGCTCCTTGCGGAAGTGCTCCAGCAGCACCGGGCTGGCGGTGAGATGGTCCACCGGAAGGTCGAAGAAGCCCTGGATTTGGGCGGCGTGCAGGTCGATGCACATCACACGGTGGGCGCCGGAGGTGGTGATCAAGTTGGCCACCAGCTTGGCGGTGATGGGCACGCGGCCCTCGTCCTTGCGGTCCTGGCGGGCGTAGCCGAAGTAGGGAATGACGGCGGTGATGCGGTTGGCGCTGGCGCGGCGCAGGCAGTCGACGTAGATCAGCAGTTCCATCAGGCTGGCGTTCACCGGGCTGCAGGTGGAGAGCACCACGAAGCAGTCGCGGCCGCGCACGTCCTCGTCCAGCTTGACCAGAAGCTCGCCGTCGGGGAAGACCTTGGTCTCGCCCGCGCCCAGCGGCAGCTCCAGGTACTTGACGATGCCGCTGGCCAGATGAAGGCCGGTCGTGCCGGCGAAGACCTTCAGGGTGTCGATGTCTTTGGCGCTCATGGGGTGCTTTCGAGTGGGGTTCGTTTCCGACCGCGGAGAATGCCGTCCACCTCCGCCAGCTGGGCGGGAGTGTTGATGCTCAGGACCTCCTCCACGGGCACGGCGTTCATCACCGCGATGTGGAGGCCGCGCTTGAGCAGCAGCTCGAAGACGTCGGTGATGTAGTACTCGCCGCTGGCGTTGGCGTTGGTGACGCTCTTGAGCGCCGCGAAAAGTTCCTTGGTGTTGAAGAGGTAGTAGCTCGGGTTGACTTCGAGAATCTTCTTCTGCTCCGCGGTCGCGTCCTTCTCCTCCACGATGCGGCGGAACTTGCCGGCGGCGTCGCGCTCGATGCGACCGTAGCCGGTGGCGTCCTTGAGGATGCTGGTGGCCAGGCTGGCAGCGGCGCCTTCGCTGCGGTGGCGCTGCCACAATTTCTCCAGCGTTTCTCCGCGGATCAGCGGACCGTCGCCGCAGAGCACCAAAACATGCTCGCCGAGCAGACCCTTTTCAAAGACCGATCGGGCCTGGTCGACCGCGTGGCCCGTGCCCAGCTGCGGCGATTGCGTCACGAAGTGGCAGGGGGGGTTGTCATGGGAGAAGGCCGCTTCAACGACCTCGGCGCGGTGGCCAACAACGAGGACAATTTCCTTCGCGCCTGCTTCGCGGGCGCTGCGCACCACCCACTTGACCATGGGCTGTCCCGCCACCGGGTGCATCACCTTGGGCAGGTCGCTGTTCATGCGCGTGCCCTTGCCGGCGGCCAGGATGATGGCGGAGGATGGCGAAGATGGCTGGGTCGTGGGGCTCATGTTGCTTTCGATGGGGAGTGGCACTCAAGCGCGTTTTCGCGCGGGCGCCATCTCGCGTGCGACCGGAATTGGCCCGCCTAGATTCGAACTAGGACAAGGAGAACCAAAATCTCCTGTGCTACCGTTACACCACGGGCCAAGATGGGGGAATCGTACCCTTGCATATCGGCATTCGTGAGAGTGCGCCGTCGTGTTGTGCCTGTTGCGTCGTCTGGAAATGCGCTCCGGGAAAAGTCCACCTGAACCGAAGAGCCCGCACGGGCGGAACTCTTTTCGCGGCTCAGGGACCATCCCCGCACCGCGGCTGTCGTCGAGGCAGGAGCGCCCGTCAGCCGCGACGGCACGCCCCGTGCGGCGCCGACTCTTTTGGAGTTCGTCACCGACGGCCCGAGGGGGGAAACTCTAGCCGAAATCGACGGTTGGCTCAAGCCACAAGTTGGGCGGATTGGAGCAGTTGAATGGCTTCGACCTTGCCGGAAAGCCAGGAAACGCGGATGCGGCTGCCGGAGCAGATTCCGCCCGCGGGCAGCAGCAGGCCTGAAACCCGCAGCGGGACGGCGGTCGGCTGCCCATCAAAGAGCACCACCAAGTCCACGATCTGATCCTGGTGGATCGACTTGCTTGAAAGGTCGATGACCTGACCCTGAAGATGACCCTGTCCGCACATCATGATGCACAACTCATCGGACGGAGTGTAGGCGCAACTTGAGTTGGGACAAAGGCGAAGGCCACTGGACGCACGCCCGCCATCGGTCACAATCAGGCCATGCCCGCCGACGCGGATCTCACGCCGGAATCCCTGCTCGCCGCCTACGCCGCCGGCGCCTTTCCAATGGCGGACGCGGAGACCGGCGTTGTCGCCTACTACACCTGCGATCCGCGCTGCGTCCTGCCACTGGAGGCCTTCAAGCTGCCGCGCACCTCGCAGCGGGCGATCCGGGGCAGCCAGTTCCTGGTCCGCGCCGACACCGCGTTCGAGAAGGTGATGCGCGGCTGCATGCTGCCGCGGCCCGATCAGGAGCGCACCTGGATCTCCGAGTCGATGGTGGCGGCTTATGTCCGTCTGCACGAGCTTGGTTTTGCGCACAGCGTCGAAGCCTGGATCGAGGAGAAGCTGGTCGGCGGCCTCTACGGCATCTCCATCGGTGGGGCTTTTTTCGGTGAGAGCATGTTTGTGTTGCGCGGCGCGGGCGCCGGCAACGCCAGCAAGGCCTGCCTGCACTGGCTGGTCACGCACTTGAAATCCCGCGGCTTCACGCTGCTGGACAGCCAGTACGCCAATCCGCTGGTGCTGAGCTTTGGCGGGGTCGAGATTCCCGCGGCCGACTATGAAAAGCGTCTCGCCTCGGCGATCGACCTCGACGTGACTTTCTAGAAATTCACTCGCGTCTATGGTCGACGGCGCAACTCTTACTCAGTCGCGCTGCGCGGAAGGCCGAGCTCCTCCAGGGAGAGCGTTGAGCCCGGCGCGTCGACGGCCTCGTAGCCTTTCTTGCGCAGCGCAAAGATGATCTCGCGAAAATCCGCGGGCACCGCCGCGGTGAAGGAGACCTTGGCGTGCGTGGAGGGATGCTCGAAGCGCAGCATGGCCGCATGCAGCGCCTGCCGGTCCATCACGATGCGTTTTGGGTCGCCCTCGATCCCCAGCTCCGCCGCGGGAACGTGCTTGCCGTCGTAAAGGTCGTCGCCGACCAGCGGCCAGCCCAAGTGGCTCATGTGCACGCGGATCTGGTGCGTGCGCCCGGTGAGCAATTCAAGCTCGACCAGCGCGTAGCCCTGGTAGCGCTCGATCGTCCGGTAGATGGTGCGGCTGGGACGGCCTTCTTCACCCCAGCGCACGGCATAGAGCTCGCGCACCGTGGAGTGCTTGCCCAGCGGCAGGTCGATCATGTCGGCGACGGGTTCAGGCGTGCCATGCACGAGTGCGAGATAGCGCTTCTCGGTGGTGCGATTCTCGAATTGCTTGGCGATGCGCCAGTGCGCAGTGTCGGTCTTGGCCGCGACCATCACACCGGTGGTCCAGCGGTCCAGCCGATGCACCACGCCGGGCCGGGCGAATTCCTTGCCCACCGCGCTCAGGGCGCCCTCGGAGCGGTGCAGAAAATGCCAGGCCAGCGCGTTGATCAGCGTGCCGCGCTTGTAGCTTCGCGCCGGATGCACCAGCAGCCCGGCCTGCTTGTTCACCACGATCAGGTCGCGGTCCTCGTAGACGATGTCCAGCGGAATGTCGTCGGCGGGCACTTCGGTGGAAGGGGGCGGCGGCAGAACCGCGACGATCTTGTCCCCCTTGTGCAGCTTGGT
This portion of the Planctomycetota bacterium genome encodes:
- the rpsF gene encoding 30S ribosomal protein S6, which gives rise to MDATITAERTRPYEGMFLFPQSASSDLQGSTDLVKELLTRNGAEILSIAKWDERKLAYDIEGNKRGLYILAFFRTVSDKLAAIERDCNLNEKLLRSMVVRADHLTEEQLRNAEAMQKTLDESRLRALPADEPGADPDLDAIA
- the pth gene encoding aminoacyl-tRNA hydrolase is translated as MVGLGNPGAEYSGTRHNAGFDVLDRLARRFADPPASPAKSRFTGLLLEAKIGEERVLLLKPTTFMNLSGVSVLEALRFHKLDAKTDLLVIADDFALPCGTLRLRGFGGDGGHNGLADITRRLGSDQWPRLRVGIDAPGRIPTESYVLGHFTEEQKLRMATGLDEAAETAACWVERGLDHAMNTFNRRGAGAAAGDS
- a CDS encoding 50S ribosomal protein L25; protein product: MSKTTPTLQAQTRERLGTRYTKRLRATGKLPAILYGHGSKPLPLQLDAKQTLHSLKAGAHVLNIALEGGTTETCLVKELQFGWLGDDVIHLDLTRVNLDEVVKVKVHLNYFGQPESAKKPGAVLTHDVTELEVSCKVRDIPEEIRIDLTHMKGDLLTVGEFKLPEGLTAITDSHTAYARVIIVQEELAAEAVAPTGAAEPEVLTAKKDKVEGAEGAAPAEKKDKEDKKA
- a CDS encoding ribose-phosphate pyrophosphokinase is translated as MSAKDIDTLKVFAGTTGLHLASGIVKYLELPLGAGETKVFPDGELLVKLDEDVRGRDCFVVLSTCSPVNASLMELLIYVDCLRRASANRITAVIPYFGYARQDRKDEGRVPITAKLVANLITTSGAHRVMCIDLHAAQIQGFFDLPVDHLTASPVLLEHFRKELPGFVNPIVLSPDVGNAKTANMFAEHLGIDLAIIEKRRQSGSEVKVKNVIGEVKGRSVIMFDDMITTAGTVVEAAKVARERGATSVHIACTHAVMVGQAIERLSAPEITSVTVTDTIPIERRLDAIRPKLRVLSVAKMLGEAIHRIHHNQSVSALFGKGFGPAR
- a CDS encoding NTP transferase domain-containing protein → MSPTTQPSSPSSAIILAAGKGTRMNSDLPKVMHPVAGQPMVKWVVRSAREAGAKEIVLVVGHRAEVVEAAFSHDNPPCHFVTQSPQLGTGHAVDQARSVFEKGLLGEHVLVLCGDGPLIRGETLEKLWQRHRSEGAAASLATSILKDATGYGRIERDAAGKFRRIVEEKDATAEQKKILEVNPSYYLFNTKELFAALKSVTNANASGEYYITDVFELLLKRGLHIAVMNAVPVEEVLSINTPAQLAEVDGILRGRKRTPLESTP
- the aat gene encoding leucyl/phenylalanyl-tRNA--protein transferase, whose amino-acid sequence is MPADADLTPESLLAAYAAGAFPMADAETGVVAYYTCDPRCVLPLEAFKLPRTSQRAIRGSQFLVRADTAFEKVMRGCMLPRPDQERTWISESMVAAYVRLHELGFAHSVEAWIEEKLVGGLYGISIGGAFFGESMFVLRGAGAGNASKACLHWLVTHLKSRGFTLLDSQYANPLVLSFGGVEIPAADYEKRLASAIDLDVTF
- a CDS encoding RluA family pseudouridine synthase; this encodes MKELDPEELLALYERQEGDDETPVTVTFELQRDLDKRLDRYLVDRIPFLSRTSLQQLIHENSITVNGRVPKPSTKLHKGDKIVAVLPPPPSTEVPADDIPLDIVYEDRDLIVVNKQAGLLVHPARSYKRGTLINALAWHFLHRSEGALSAVGKEFARPGVVHRLDRWTTGVMVAAKTDTAHWRIAKQFENRTTEKRYLALVHGTPEPVADMIDLPLGKHSTVRELYAVRWGEEGRPSRTIYRTIERYQGYALVELELLTGRTHQIRVHMSHLGWPLVGDDLYDGKHVPAAELGIEGDPKRIVMDRQALHAAMLRFEHPSTHAKVSFTAAVPADFREIIFALRKKGYEAVDAPGSTLSLEELGLPRSATE